TACCTTGCCCCATTTAGCTATCAAATCAAGCGAGATGGGAGTCTTACCTCACTGGAGCTGGGCGATCTGCCTAGGATCGCTACATCAAATGGAGCAACCTTGATGATGGTGATTACAAACATAGAAAATAATCAATTCAGTGCGGAATTAGGTCAGGAAATTCTAAACGATGAGCAAAAACAAAATCGCATGCTTGATGAAATCATACAAAGAGCCAAAAGATATGGATTTAGTGACATTCATTTTGATATTGAGCACCTATATCCCAAAGATCGCGAAGCCTATAATCAATTTTTACGAAAAGCAAGGGATCGTCTGCATGCAAATGGATTAATGATCTCAACTGCTCTTGCCCCGAAAACCAGCGCTACCCAACAAGGTCAATGGTACGAGGCTCATGACTACCGTGCCCATGGAGAGATCGTTGATTTTGTAATTATTATGACCTATGAATGGGGATATAGCGGAGGGCCTCCAATGGCTGTCTCGCCAATCGGGCCAGTGCGGCGTGTACTTGAATATGCATTAACTGAGATTCCCGCTAAAAAAATTATGATGGGACAAAATTTATATGGCTATGACTGGACACTCCCCTATCGTCCTGGAGGTAAATTTGCGAAAGTAGTGAGTCCTAAAGAGGCGGTTAACCTAGCACGACGTTACCAGCAATCCATTCAATTTGACCCGGTAGCACAAGCACCGCATTTTCGGTATTTCGATGAACAAGGTCGTGAGCATGAAGTCTGGTTTGAGGACGCACGTTCGATGCGGGCTAAGTTTTCATTATTAAAAGAGTTACATTTACGAGGAATTAGCTATTGGAGACTAGGCATTCCCTTTAAACAAAACTGGGTGCTGTTGGATCAAACCTTTAAAATTAAAAAATCTTGATGGATCTCCCCCAAAAAAATCTGGTGAAACTGTCGTGTATTTCGAAGGTCTCACCCCGTCTAAAACTATGCATAATTTATGCCAGTTTTACTCACCTCAAGCTGTGGAAGCCTACCTATGAACTGCCTTCTATACAAGGAAAGCTGCAAAAGCTCGTTGAAGCAGCCTAATTCCTTTGACAAGCTTGTCCAACATGATCCTTTGATGCAAAAGCTCCAAAAGGAAATAGCACAAGAAGGCTATAAGCTCACTTGGAAGAGTAAAAACATTCTGCCTGCTGTTCCCTATGAGGAATTAGCCGCCTATTATAGCTATCTGTCTGTGTCAAAAAGCTCTCCCGTTGGTCATTATTTCACCTTACGAGAGAGCTTCTTCTGTTTATTCTCTGTGTAAGTAACGCGCTGCTCTTTCATAGTGGTTATTCCACCAACCCTTAGACATATTGCTGTACTTAACACCTTCCTTTCCATATATATGTAGAACCTGATTGTTTCCAGCGTAAATTCCTACGTGACCAATACGGTTAATGGATTTTTTGGGATATTTCATGGTTTTCTTTGTCGAAAAAAATACGAGATCACCGACTCGCAATTTACTTCGAGGAATGGGAGTTCCTTGTTTATATTGGGAGCGTGCCCCGCCTGCGCCTAAGTTAATCCCTGCTCCTTCTTTATAAGCCCACATTGTAAAACCAGAGCAATCCATCGTTGTCTTTTCTTTACGACTAGAACAATATTTGTATGGTATCCCTAAATATTGTTCTGCTGTTGCAATAATATTTCGACCAATTATACAACCGGTAGGCTGATTATTCCTTTTCGATGTTATTTTTTTATTCATCTGTCATCCTCCCGTGAAATGAAATATTTCCTTGCAATACATTTCTTACAAATCATCTCTAGAACTAAAAGAGAATTTAAGATTTTCGTGAGAATTGGTAAAAGGGCGATCAATTGGTTACACTACAACAGATATACCTGTTTTGAAGCAGCAGCTTTACATACAAAGCGGGGGGATGACAGCAGCATGAGTCCGACAGATAGCAAAGGGAGCTTTCTCTTAGTTGAAGATGAAAAAAATCTTGCACGTTATTTACAATTGGAATTAATGAATGAAGGATATAATGTTGAGATTTGCTATGATGGGGCGATCGGGCTTGAAAAAGCATTACATAATGAATACGACCTCATTCTGTTGGATGTCATGATTCCCCAAATTTCCGGCATTGAAGTGTGTCGGCGTATCCGAGATACAGGAAGTGAGGTACCGATCATCATGCTTACGGCACGTAATGAGGTTCAGGATATTGTAGCTGGACTAGACAGTGGTGCTAATGATTATTTAACTAAGCCCTTTGCTATCGAGGAGTTATTTGCTCGTATCCGTGCTAATCTTCGCCCGGTTGTTTCCAAGAATCAGGAAATACTACACATCGGTTCACTGGAAATTCAAGTACAGAACCGGCGTGTATTCCGTGAAACGAAGGAAATTTTATTAACCCCACGAGAATTTGATTTATTGCTGTACTTAGCTAATCATCAAGGTCAAGCTTTAACCCGCGAACAATTATTGACGGCAGTTTGGGGATTCGACTTTATGGGCAATACCAATGTAGTCGATGTGTATATCCGCTATCTACGCAATAAGATTGAACGAAAACGAGCCAAAAAATTAATCCATACCATTCGTGGAGTTGGCTACAGTTTACGGGTGGAATAAATGCGAAAACAAGTTACTAGACGCCTGCCAACTTCTTTAACTTGGCGATTAACCGTTATTTTAACCACTGCAATGACTCTGTTTTTGTTATTTATGAATTTGTTTGTCTACATGTCTACTAGTAATTTGGTTTATCAATATGAACAAAAGCAATTGCAAAAGAAGGTTGTTACCATTTTAAATGAGTTGCAAAAAGCTACTTTGGGTCATAAAACCACTAACCTTCAAGTTGTAAAGGATGTACTGTTGAAATATGCTGATGTTCATCAAGCGATTCTATTAGAAACCTCCACTAACAAAACCCTAGCATCTGTGATTGGTACTGGCTGGACAGAAGAAGATTTACGTAATCAAGAAAATGTAATTAGCTCAATGCAAACGGTTCAATTACCTGGTTTTCCAGATGTCCTTTTGCTAACCATCATTCAGGATAATGAACAACTCCGTCCCATTTTTCGCATCCTTATCCAGATTCTCTGCTGGTCTGCTGTCGCTACCTTTATCATTTCAGCCATCGGTGTCTATCAATTGACCCAAATTGGATTACAGCCGTTAACCCAACTAATTGAGCAAATTCGTAAAAAAGAAGCTGAGGATTTACGCTCACGCCTTCCCGTCATCACCAATGATGCTGAAATCAAAGATTTAGTCCTAGCTTTCAACTCTCTATTGGATCGTGTTGAGGATGCCTTCAGTAAACAACAACAATTTATTGCAGATGCATCTCATGAATTTAAAACGCCACTTGCTATCATCGAAGGCTATGCACGCCTTTTGCAACGCTGGGGAAAGCATAATCCCGAGGTAAGGGATGAGGCGCTTTCTGCCATGCTTCAAGAATGCTCGCGTCTTTTTGAGTTGATTGAAGATCTACTATCGCTTGCTAAATTACAAGATAATCCCTCTAAGGAACCCTTATTTGCCACACAGGATATGGTTCCCTTGTTAGAAGAAATCCGTACAACATGGACAACGCTCTTTCCTAAACACCTTTCGCTTCACTTTTCATGGAATGCACCACTAACATTACCCATGAATCCAGGTAAAATCCGTCAACTTTTTGATATTTTATTAGATAATGCCAAGAAATACACAGAGGAGGGCTTTGTTGAAGTCCATGTCTTTTCCACTGACGCCTGGGTCGAGATACATATAAAAGACACTGGTGTAGGAATTCCTGACGCAGAACTTGCAAACGTATTTCAACGGTTTTATCGAGTAGATAAATCTCGGACTCGTGAAAAAGGTGGTAGCGGATTAGGCTTATCAATTGCCAAATCAATTGTTGATTTACATCATGGACGAATTGAGATGCGTAGAACGCCTACAGGCGGAACGGAGGTTGTGGTTTGGCTCCCCTGTTAACTAAAGAAACTGGTCTATGAAAAAGTCGCTTCTTTAATAAAATAGGAAACGACTTTTCCATGCAGGCTAGTAACACCTTCACGCCATTTTTGCTACATTTTTCTATACAAATAGCCATATAAAAAGGGCTGTAAAGAATATATTCTGAATTTCATCCTGTACATGAGGATGAGTACTTATCCTAGCATTTACAAATACAAACTTTTTCAACTCTGCGAACCTGACCACGTATTTCCCCACCAGGGTGTTGAGTGGTATGGGCATTTACATAGGTTTCTCCTCTTAGCATCAGCTGGATTAATTCCGCAAGTGTTCTTCCTTGGAGCGGACCAACCAAATCTGCACTAGTAATGGATCCAGTCACAACGGCATCACATACACTAATTCCACGTTGTACCGGTCCAAAAAGAAATACCACTATCGGCCCATTAACACCTCTAACCCCGATATGAATATGGGCTTGGGTCAGGTCACGTAAATCATGTAACGATAAACGGAAATCAAGTCTGCTATTATCTGCACTAAGCTGGAACGTAGCGGTCCCAGAAGCATTTGTGAGAACAGGTGGGACTTCCTCAGAGCCTCGTAGCTTAGCTTGGAATTGTATTGTCATCTCTACACCTCCTTATAATACTTTATTAGGAAAATTAAAAATGGCTTGTATGTTCAACTACTCAAAGGATATAGAAAAATATTTTGTTTTCTTGTACCTCTTTTTGAAGGAAAACATAAAATCGTAAGCCCTAGGCAAAATTCGAACAGCCCCCTAACGGCTCTATCCCGTCAGAGGGCTGTCATCTATGCTTCTAATAAAATAGGAGGTAAGGCTTTACAAGCATAATTATCATACATAATATAGCACTCTTTGCTTAACTCTACTTTTTCCCAGAACTCTTGTGCCAATGCCTTTTTAGATCAACACACACATAAATCGGAGAAGCGCCTTGAGCTTGAATCCAGTCATTAATTTCTCCACGATTGCTTGCCTCAGCTTTTGTTTACGATATTCAGGGACTACATATCATTCATCCATTTGCCAAAGCAGTAATCTTGGATTAGATCTTTTTTTAAAGAAGCGAGACCATAGCCTACTAACCTTGAAGTTTGGTAAAAATGAATAGGTTTCACTCACATAAATATCGCTGTCTACTAGTTCATATGCTGGTTTTGCTTTGCAGCATTTTTAGTAAAAAAGAGGACAGTTATCCCCTTTAAGTGGACAACTATCCTCTTTCATGATCATTTATATTTATTTTGCACTTGTAGAAGAAGTTAGCGGTACATGATAAACCTTATTTAAAAAATAGGTTTGCACGAGCGAAAATACTCCACCCACGACCCAATATAATGGAAGGGCTGCTGGCAAATTCATTCCAGCCATAAAGATCATGATCGGCATCATGTAATAGAACATTTTCATATTATTAGCTCCCATGGTAGGAGTCATTTTCATTGACAGCATCGTTTGGAAAAAGGTTGTCGCTGCTGCTAGTAAAGGCAAGATATAAAATGGATCGGCATGTCCTAAGTTAAACCACATAAATGAATGGTCAGCAATCTCTGGTGTACGACGAATCGCGAAGTAAAATGCCATTAGGATCGGCATTTGAACCAGAGCAGGGAGACAGCCCGCCATTGGATTAACTCCGCTTGCTTTGTACAATTCCATCATTTCCATTTGCATTTTTTGGGCTTGTTTAGGGTCCTGATTGGAATTACTATACTTTTTTTTCAGTTTATCAATCTGTGGTTGCAGCTTTTTCATGGCAGCCCCACTTTTCATTTGCTTCATCATGAGAGGCAATAAAAGTGTTCGAATCAACAGCGTCATAATGACAATCGCTAGCCCATAATTCCCATCTGTTAAGCTAGCAACGTTTTGGATTAACCATGAAAATGGATAAACAAAAAAGTGATCCCAGATACCAGGACTATCTGATGTTATCGGAGCTGTATTGCTACATCCGCTCAGCAATAACACCACAGCACCAAATAAAAATACAGGTAATGATTTACGTACAGCTTTCATGAACAAATCCTCCTCATTGTTTGCAAACTCTATAAACAAACAAGGAGAAGATTTGGGAGTGTATCATCAGATGACGTGGTTGCTCGCTTCTCTTTTCGCATAGGTACTCGTCGATATAATTTAATAAAAGACGAACGTATTGGCATTGTCACAAGCTGTTGACGCCATTCAAAACGTTCTTCGTATTGCATTGACTGACGTTTCCCAACGATGTGAGTAAATAATAATTGACAGCATGGAACTACAATTACAGATACCCAGAAGAGCAACCAAACATAAGGTAATGACAACCCAATTAATTCATCCACCACGTGCATCTCACCTCCCTATCTGTACATAAATAGCTAGTACAGTTCCTATTGTAACATACTGTCCATTCCTTGTGGGAGATGTTATGAATTGTTACTTTTTAGAGGAAGGTAAAGACAGTTTTTGATCAAAAAAGCAGTGAATCGCTCACAAATGGGTAACAGTTATAGCTTTTACTTTATTTTTTCGTTTTCTTGTCTGTCTTTGTTGGTGTCGCTTGTTTTTCTTTTACCATTCTGGATACCTGCATAATTGTGGCTTCTTTTTGTAATTGAGGTAAATAGTTGCGGATTGCTTGAGCAACCTTTTTACCTCCAGGCCCCACATGGCCGATAGCAACACATACTTCATTTTGTTTTACTTTTTCACTAATGAGTCTCAGTTGCTTCGTAATATGTGAGGACGTATGCACATCATCTAAAAAGACCATGTTTTCAATATAAGGAACCTGTAAATCGTGAGCGACCTGTCCCACAATGCTTCTATAAGAGGTTTTACTGTCAATGTAAAAAAGTCCTCGCTCTTTACATACCTGTAATACAATCCGCATAATACGTGGATTTTGGGTAATTTTCGACCCCATATGATTATTCATACCGATTGCGTGCGGAACATCGTCAATCGCTTTGTTCACTCGATTGCGGATTTCCTCATCACTTAAATTACTCATAAGGGCTCCGGGCCCTAGCCAGCTTTTAGCCCCTCTCATTGGTTCCATTGGCATGTGAACAATTACGTCATGTTTCTTTTGATGGGCCAACTCAGCATCTTTTTTTGTACTTGGTAAAAATGGCATGACTGCAATAGTTAATGGAATCGGTAAATTAAGAATTTCCTCTGTTCCCCTCATATTATTGCCAAAATCGTCTATAATGAGGGCCACTTTGCGTGTTTTCATGGGATCGGGAATCTTTTGTTCAGAAGCGGTGACTGAGGAACTGACAAGCGCTCCACAAAGCATCAAGACTATTCCTAGTTTAGAAGCAATCCACATACTTAAACCTACCTTTACAACGTTTTTTGTTAGTATGTGCAACGGCATCCGCTTTCACTCCATTTGAAAACACACAGTTTACAGTCCATGACCGTAGGGATACAAAATGTTGCCTTTCGTATCATAGATTGTAACGGGTAGCTTCCCTTTGGATTTCCCTTCACCAAACAGAATCGCTGCTGTGGCTTGAAAGCTTGCATCTGCATTTCCATATTGCGCCACATACGTAGGGACCTTTTGAAAATCAGTAAGCTGATATGGGTTTCGTGTAGAAATCATAATTACCGGCTTTTGCTTCTGGTCAATCAGCTTTTTTATGAGTTGATTTACCGGCTGTAAGCCTCCTGCGAATGAGTCTGGTAAAACCATCAATATGTCGGCACGATCTATTTGTTGTTGTTGCTCAGCTTTGAGCACATGGTTGAGCTTAATGGCTACTGTATTTTGATGATATTTCTGGAATGCCCTAGTCATTTCACTCGTATATCGTGACCCAATCACCGCTATTCTTTGTTCAGGAGAAGGATGGAGCGGCAGTATCCGATCATTTTTAACCACTGTGATTGATTGCTCAGCAATAGCTCGCTCCACTTGTTTGTGAGCTGGTGAAGTAATTGATTTCTCTGCGATTTGTTGAAGAATAGGAACATGTGGCATCTGTTCCTGCGCAAAAATTCCTCTTCTCATCTTTACTGTTAGGATCCGTCTAACTGCTTCATCCAAACGTTCCTTCTTTATTGTTCCCGACATGACTGCCTTCTGCATTCCTAAACTAACCTTTTCAACATCTGGGGGCATTAAAATAATGTCTGCACCAGCATTCATTGCACGAATACTGGCATCTACAGTCTCGAAATGCTGTGTAATCCCTCCCATATCCATAGCATCCGTAATAACTAAGCCATCATAACCAAACTCTTTTCGTAATAGCCCTTGGACGAGCTTAGGTGAGAGCGTAGCTGGTAGATAAATGGATTTGTCCTTTTGATGAGATTCTACCTTTGTAGGCTCTAGCTGTGGAAAAGCTATATGAGCGACTAAAACAGAATCTACTCCTTGCTTGATTGCTTGTCGAAATGGAATAAACTCTACTTGCTCCAACTGCTTTTTCCCATAAGAAATAACGGGTAAACCAACATGGGAATCTACCGATGTATTGCCATGTCCGGGAAAATGCTTTGCGCTCGCCACAACTCCCGCATCCTGCATACCTGCAATAAAGGAAGTACCCATTTCGGCTACTAATTGTGGGCTTTCACCATAAGAACGTACCCCAATCACTGGGTTCTTAGAATTATTATTGACGTCTATGGTTGGTGCAAAATCTAAATTAATCCCGAGTGAAAGGAGTTCATCTGCCATTACTTGTCCAGCCTGATAGGCAAGCTTAGGATTTCGTGTTGCACCTAATGCCATATTTCCTGGCATATTCGTCCCTTGCTTCAGTCGTGAAACAATTCCGCCTTCCTGATCTGTACCAATAAGTAAGCCGAATTTATGCTGGCTTTGCTGTAGAGCAGTTGTCAATTGAACAATTTGTTTGGTCTCATTTAAGCTGTCCTTAAATAAAATGATTCCTCCTAGCTGGAGTCTCTTTATCATATTTGCAATCTCTGGCGTCAACTCCTGAAAAGGCTTGCCGCCATACATACTAAAACTTGGCATTAATGTCTGTCCTACTTTATCAGCCACGCTCATGGTAGCGAGCAGCCGAGAAATAACATCGTATTTGGCCTGTGGCTCAGTAATGACTTTCACAGTATTCTTGTCCGTTTTTTCAAGCACCAATCGGTCATGGTAGGTCCCATCTGACACTAAAACGACTGTTTGACCCAATTTATCCTGTATGGTTAAAAGTCCTTCTCTCGTAACGGTTGCTACCAGTGGATTGCTAGAGCTCCAGCTTATATTAGCTTGCACCTTTGATAGGCGACCATCGGCATACGTATGCAACGCTTGTAATTGAATCTGCGTGGCGGGATATGTCTTGGGCGTTTCAGGCAGATTTTGCGCCAACAATAAATCTGTAGGGTGGGTCGTGGACACAGTTGTTGTCCGCATCGTATCTGCCCTGTCCTTTGATAAGAAGGGAATGAAAAAACAAGCAAGAAGAATCAAGCTAACTGACGTATAAGCAAAAATATGCTTCCGTTTCATGAACATAAGCCTCCGTCACATGTTGATTACTCCCCTTCTATTGCAGCCAAGGTAGCAATTTTTTGGCGCAACGCATTAAGGGAAGGTTTTTCTCTGGTCGGATGCACTCGATTCGTTAATAACAACACGATTGACTGTTGTTGTTGATTGATTAACAATGAAGTGCCCGTAAATCCAGTATGTCCCACGCTAGGCGTGACAAAACCATGCCCCATGTACCAGGCTTGATTCCGCTCAAATCCAAGCCCCATTTGTTTCGGGCAAGTGTCTGATAATTGATTCGCGAGCATTTCCTGTACACTCTCAGCCTTAAGTATCCGTTTTCCCCTTACTTTTCCATTGTGAAGAATCATCGTAGCAAATCGTACTAGATCATCTGCATTGCTAAATAATCCAGCATGTCCAGCCACGCCATCTAAGGCCCAAGCCTTTTCATCATGAACGCTGCCCCAAATGATGTCGCGCTTTGTCCAAGGTTGCTGTTCAGTGGCTACGATTTTCTGCCTATGTACTTTTGGACAAAATCCTGTGTGCTTCATTCCCAATGGTTGAAATAGATTCTCTTGCATATATTGATCCAGCCGTTTCCCTGTTAGCTGTTCAATCAGATACCCCAGTACAATATAATTGAGATCACTATACACCATTTTTTCGCCGGGATGATTTTTAAGACCAAGCATGAGTACAGCCTTCATCCTTTGCTCACGGTCACCCGGTATTCTGTACAGCCGCATAGTAGGGGCAAATCCAGAGGTATGAGTCAAAAGCTGCCGAATCGTAATATCCTGCTTTCCCTTACACGCAAAAGCGGGAAGATAGGCAGCTACTGGCTTATCTAGCTGCAACATTTGTTTTTCTGCTAATTGCATAATGGCCACAGCTGTGAATAGCTTTGTCAGAGAAGCGATGTCAAATAAATGTGTTTCCGTCATTTTGATTGGCATTTCTGCTAATTTACCAGCTTTGTTTTGATATAGATAGGCATGTCCATAGGCTTGCTCTATTTTTCTTTTTCCTCTTGTAATAATGGCTACGACGGCACCCGGGATAATCTTGTCTTTAATGGCCTGTTCGATCGCCTGATTCACTTCATCACGCATCCCCTCACCACGTTTCCCTGATCCACGTTCACGATACAGCAGATATTTTTGACGCACCTTTACAAATGGATGTAGAGCTGCTCTCCATTGTTGAATCATCTGCTGGGGATTATGGGCTTGTAAGGTTTGGGTTTGCTGATCAACTGCTTCCTGCAAGGAGCGCGTACCTGCCATATAATGAATCCAGCCATCGTCTCTCCATTTAAAATGCTGGGGATAACGCTTTTTAATAAGCTGCAGCAAGGTGAGTCCCGTCAAGGTGCTATGATAAGCTGTTCGATCTGTTACATACAATTGCACACCATGAATGGCTTGTCCCTTATATTTACCGTACATCGGTTCCATATGTGCTTCACGAATTGCTATCCCAGGAAGATTTGCCCCAACAAGATCTGCTCGCAAGCGATGAGCATGAATAAAAGGTGCACCAACCCATTCGAATGGATGAGTAGTCCCTCTTCCCTCTGAAAGATTGGTTCCTTCTAGCAATCCTGTAGCAGCATATAACCAAGCAGACTCTACTGTGGGTAGATTAGGAGAAGGAGCTACCCATAACAATCCAGTTTGATCCCAAGTCATTTCTCGTTTCCAGCCTTGCATTCGAATTACTCGTAGGTCTGCCTTTCCTCCACGCTTGTTAGGCATAACTTCTTCATTATAAAAGAGAGCAAGTTCCCCCATCGTCATTGCATGGCGCAGAGGAATAGGCATCATTCCGATAAATGAGCTCCACCCCTTCTCCAGTAGAGGTCCCTCTATCCTAACCCCGCCTAAGGGATTGGGACGATCTAGCACCATGACCGGCTTATCAGCTAATTTAGCAGCCTCCAATACATAAGCCAATGTAGAAGCATAAGTATAATAGCGTACACCCACATCCTGTAGATCAAACAAAAGAATATCCGTGCCAGCAAATAGCGTCGCAATCTGTTCTGGTTTCTTTTGATATAGCTCAAATACTGGAATGGAATGTTGTTTTATCTGTGGCGATACAGAAGGAAAAACAGTTGGCTCTCCATCCTGCTTTACCCCCCATATTCCATGCTCTGGACCATAAAGGGCAACTACGTTTAGACCTTTTTGCTGTAAGGCGTCCAAATCAGTAACCAAATCCTTAGTGACTCCAGTCTGATTCGTGATAAGTCCAATCTTCTTACCATGTAACAGCTCAGGATGTGATAAAAGAACATCAATCCCAGCAAGGACATGCTTTTCCTTTGTTTCATCAGCTAAGATAGAGGAGCTCCCATGAAAGAAGCTGACCCACAAAAGCAAGCAAGCGAGCACACAGACACTTCTGCCCTGAAGACGTAAAGCTCGCATGTTTTGGCTACCCACTTCCATCACCTCGCCTTGTAGTCTGCCCTCACGGCTAAAATAAATGACAAAAATTAGATGAAAAACACACCTAAATGAAGGAACGATAGCGAATAAGACTTTGGTACTCTTTAGATAAATTTAATAAAGTAAGACAATTCAAAAATTAGCTGTGATATAATCTTGCATATATCTTTTAGGAGGCGTTTGTATGAAGTACACAGGAATAATTCGGGCGCAAAACATTTAAGGGGAAAACGCATTAATTGCCCTGTAACCTGCGCGATTCCCCTTTACTTAGGGAAGGGGCATCTATTTGTGAAAAAAGATGGAAGAGAAATAAGAAGCAACGCAATGGCTGACTTAGAAGCTGATCGACCAAGCCACTCTTTTCAGAACGTAAAAACAATACTCCTGTGGCTTAGCTTTCTTGCTTTTTTTAGCGTTTTTAATGAGACCGTGTTTAATGTATCGCTCCCTGATATTGCCCAGCAATATGGTTTACAGCCCGCTTATGTAAACTGGATCAATACAAGCTTCATGATCGCTTTTGCTATCGGATCTGCCGTATATGGCAAAATATCTGATACCTATGGGGTTAAGAAATTACTTGTGATTGGCCTTTTGATTTACAGTGGGGGTTCACTCTTTGGTATCCTTGCACAAGCTTATTTTCCTGCTGTTCTTGTTGCTCGTGCTATTCAAGGGGCTGGAGCATCTGCGGTACCGGCTATCTTCATGGTAATTGTGGTAAAGTATATCAATGCAGAAAGCCGGGGCAAGGCTTTTGGTATGATCGGTTCTATGGTTGCCTTTGGTGAGGGAATTGGGCCTGCTATCGGTGGAATGATTTCACATCATTTCCACTGGTCCCTCCTGTTTGTTCTACCGATTATCACACTGATCTCTCTCCCGTTCTTTATACGAGTGCTACCAAACGAGCCCGCTCGTAAGGGAAAAGTCGATATATTTGGAGCAGCATTGCTTTCCATTGGGATTGTATTGTTTACCTTATATGCAACGGGAGATAACTGGTTCTATTTACTATTCAGCCTTGTCGTGCTGCTGATATTTTCTCTGTATATCCGTCGTGCAAAACAACCATTTATTGAACCTGCTCTGTTTCAAAATCGAATGTTTGTAATGGGTGTTTTGGCAGGAAGCATCTTATTAGGAACGGTTGCTGGCTTCATTTCAATGGTTCCTTATATGATGAGGGATGTCTATCATTTGTCAACAGGAATGATCGGTGGCGGCATCCTGTTTCCCGGTACACTCAGCGTTATTTTCTTCGGTATTATGGGCGGAAGTCTTGTGGACAAAAGAGGAAATACGTTTGTCATGTACCTTGGAGCCTTTTTGATTGTGCTAAGCTTCCTCGTTATTTCATTGTTCGTAGAGAAGTCACCGTGGATAACATCCATTATGCTGATCATGACTTTTGGAGGCCTCTCATTTGTTAAAACCGTGATCTCCTCCAGCGTTGCAGACACACTCGCATCTGAGGAAGCTGGTGCGGGAATGGGAATGCTTAACCTTTCGTGCTTTTTATCAGAAGGAATTGGGGTAGCGATTGTGGGCGGTCTGTTATCGAAGCACGTACTTGATTTTCCTATACTTCCTACTCTGTCTGTTCCTACTGCTTTTTTATATAGCAATGTATCGCTCGTTTTAATCGTTGCTATTATGCTTGGAGTCGCAATATACACATGGACTTACAAACGAAAGGAACGATTCTAGCATGACTAATGAGCCGATATCCTACCAAAGGATACCGG
The nucleotide sequence above comes from Brevibacillus laterosporus LMG 15441. Encoded proteins:
- a CDS encoding MFS transporter; this encodes MADLEADRPSHSFQNVKTILLWLSFLAFFSVFNETVFNVSLPDIAQQYGLQPAYVNWINTSFMIAFAIGSAVYGKISDTYGVKKLLVIGLLIYSGGSLFGILAQAYFPAVLVARAIQGAGASAVPAIFMVIVVKYINAESRGKAFGMIGSMVAFGEGIGPAIGGMISHHFHWSLLFVLPIITLISLPFFIRVLPNEPARKGKVDIFGAALLSIGIVLFTLYATGDNWFYLLFSLVVLLIFSLYIRRAKQPFIEPALFQNRMFVMGVLAGSILLGTVAGFISMVPYMMRDVYHLSTGMIGGGILFPGTLSVIFFGIMGGSLVDKRGNTFVMYLGAFLIVLSFLVISLFVEKSPWITSIMLIMTFGGLSFVKTVISSSVADTLASEEAGAGMGMLNLSCFLSEGIGVAIVGGLLSKHVLDFPILPTLSVPTAFLYSNVSLVLIVAIMLGVAIYTWTYKRKERF
- a CDS encoding exo-beta-N-acetylmuramidase NamZ domain-containing protein, which gives rise to MRALRLQGRSVCVLACLLLWVSFFHGSSSILADETKEKHVLAGIDVLLSHPELLHGKKIGLITNQTGVTKDLVTDLDALQQKGLNVVALYGPEHGIWGVKQDGEPTVFPSVSPQIKQHSIPVFELYQKKPEQIATLFAGTDILLFDLQDVGVRYYTYASTLAYVLEAAKLADKPVMVLDRPNPLGGVRIEGPLLEKGWSSFIGMMPIPLRHAMTMGELALFYNEEVMPNKRGGKADLRVIRMQGWKREMTWDQTGLLWVAPSPNLPTVESAWLYAATGLLEGTNLSEGRGTTHPFEWVGAPFIHAHRLRADLVGANLPGIAIREAHMEPMYGKYKGQAIHGVQLYVTDRTAYHSTLTGLTLLQLIKKRYPQHFKWRDDGWIHYMAGTRSLQEAVDQQTQTLQAHNPQQMIQQWRAALHPFVKVRQKYLLYRERGSGKRGEGMRDEVNQAIEQAIKDKIIPGAVVAIITRGKRKIEQAYGHAYLYQNKAGKLAEMPIKMTETHLFDIASLTKLFTAVAIMQLAEKQMLQLDKPVAAYLPAFACKGKQDITIRQLLTHTSGFAPTMRLYRIPGDREQRMKAVLMLGLKNHPGEKMVYSDLNYIVLGYLIEQLTGKRLDQYMQENLFQPLGMKHTGFCPKVHRQKIVATEQQPWTKRDIIWGSVHDEKAWALDGVAGHAGLFSNADDLVRFATMILHNGKVRGKRILKAESVQEMLANQLSDTCPKQMGLGFERNQAWYMGHGFVTPSVGHTGFTGTSLLINQQQQSIVLLLTNRVHPTREKPSLNALRQKIATLAAIEGE
- a CDS encoding glycoside hydrolase family 3 protein, with amino-acid sequence MKRKHIFAYTSVSLILLACFFIPFLSKDRADTMRTTTVSTTHPTDLLLAQNLPETPKTYPATQIQLQALHTYADGRLSKVQANISWSSSNPLVATVTREGLLTIQDKLGQTVVLVSDGTYHDRLVLEKTDKNTVKVITEPQAKYDVISRLLATMSVADKVGQTLMPSFSMYGGKPFQELTPEIANMIKRLQLGGIILFKDSLNETKQIVQLTTALQQSQHKFGLLIGTDQEGGIVSRLKQGTNMPGNMALGATRNPKLAYQAGQVMADELLSLGINLDFAPTIDVNNNSKNPVIGVRSYGESPQLVAEMGTSFIAGMQDAGVVASAKHFPGHGNTSVDSHVGLPVISYGKKQLEQVEFIPFRQAIKQGVDSVLVAHIAFPQLEPTKVESHQKDKSIYLPATLSPKLVQGLLRKEFGYDGLVITDAMDMGGITQHFETVDASIRAMNAGADIILMPPDVEKVSLGMQKAVMSGTIKKERLDEAVRRILTVKMRRGIFAQEQMPHVPILQQIAEKSITSPAHKQVERAIAEQSITVVKNDRILPLHPSPEQRIAVIGSRYTSEMTRAFQKYHQNTVAIKLNHVLKAEQQQQIDRADILMVLPDSFAGGLQPVNQLIKKLIDQKQKPVIMISTRNPYQLTDFQKVPTYVAQYGNADASFQATAAILFGEGKSKGKLPVTIYDTKGNILYPYGHGL